The following are encoded together in the Clostridium sp. BJN0013 genome:
- a CDS encoding response regulator transcription factor — MRKILIIEDDLSIAELQKDYLELEGFEVTICTEGVKGLNILNNNKFDLLILDIMLPKINGYSILRSIQDKKDIPILLVSAKKEEIDKIKGFTLGADDYITKPFSPGELVARVKSHIQNYERIKSKFNLKRNKLIIRGLEILKDSRQVFVNGKEVTLAQKEFDILLYMAENPNRVFSREELFEKIWGLGSIGDNATVTVHIRRIREKIELHASKPQYIETVWGAGYRLRV, encoded by the coding sequence ATGAGAAAGATTTTAATAATTGAAGATGATTTAAGCATAGCAGAACTCCAAAAGGATTATCTTGAATTAGAAGGATTCGAAGTCACTATATGCACAGAAGGAGTAAAAGGCTTAAATATCTTAAATAATAATAAATTCGACTTATTGATTCTAGATATAATGCTCCCTAAAATTAATGGCTACAGTATTTTACGCAGTATACAGGATAAAAAGGATATCCCCATACTTTTAGTTTCTGCTAAAAAAGAGGAAATTGATAAAATTAAGGGATTCACCTTAGGGGCAGATGATTATATTACAAAACCTTTTAGCCCCGGCGAACTAGTTGCAAGAGTTAAATCACATATTCAAAATTATGAAAGAATCAAAAGTAAATTTAATTTAAAACGCAATAAATTAATAATAAGAGGATTGGAAATATTGAAAGACTCCAGACAAGTCTTTGTAAATGGCAAGGAAGTAACTTTGGCCCAAAAAGAATTTGACATTTTACTATATATGGCGGAGAATCCCAACAGAGTATTCAGCAGGGAAGAATTGTTTGAAAAAATATGGGGCCTTGGCTCCATAGGTGATAATGCCACTGTTACAGTACATATAAGAAGAATACGTGAGAAGATAGAACTTCATGCCTCTAAGCCCCAATACATAGAAACGGTATGGGGTGCAGGATATAGACTTAGGGTTTGA
- a CDS encoding ATP-binding protein, translating to MNIKRRMILYNTLTIIIPFIIASIIAIIFVSISSKFFDTSINYDKFKESAYIRSELLNTIKEISKSNIKNIKGTEFEKFLNQKLALIDGKIIIIKNDAIIFYSDNMDKMDIENSLSEANNKSSKNLVTIGTTYYSVKSFPLQFNNELQGKVIFLTPIRKETDVLKNFIIAILAIFLISSILTSILVSYIFSKKILTPITLLKESMSKIRNGELNFEIAETGDKEIRELCTDFEQMRIKLKDSINAKIKYDDNRKLLVSSISHDLKTPITSIEGYVQGILDGVANTPEKLEHYLKTIHKKTMQINNMIDDLLLYSKLNLKQIPFNYEKTDVVDYFNYCILESEPELNKFNIKINLQSHLKNSKYVMIDKERFMRVILNIIDNSRKYMDKEEGKIIIFLRETASSIIIEIKDNGCGINENDVNKIFNKFYRGDSSRSNASGSGLGLAISKQIVEGHNGKIWAVSNELKGTSILISIGKVS from the coding sequence ATGAACATAAAAAGACGAATGATTCTTTATAATACTTTAACAATAATAATTCCTTTTATAATCGCAAGCATAATTGCAATTATATTTGTATCAATATCTTCAAAATTTTTTGACACCAGTATAAACTATGATAAATTTAAAGAATCTGCATACATAAGGTCTGAATTATTAAATACGATAAAAGAAATATCCAAATCTAATATTAAAAATATAAAAGGTACAGAATTTGAAAAGTTTTTAAATCAAAAACTTGCACTTATAGATGGTAAGATTATAATAATAAAAAATGATGCTATTATATTTTATTCCGATAATATGGATAAAATGGATATAGAAAATTCATTAAGTGAGGCAAATAATAAATCTTCAAAAAATCTGGTAACTATAGGAACTACCTATTATTCCGTAAAATCTTTTCCTCTTCAATTTAATAATGAATTACAAGGAAAGGTAATATTTTTAACTCCTATAAGAAAAGAAACGGACGTTTTGAAAAACTTTATAATAGCTATTTTAGCTATATTTTTGATTTCGTCTATTCTAACAAGTATTCTTGTATCATATATATTTTCCAAAAAAATATTGACTCCTATAACATTGCTAAAAGAATCCATGTCAAAAATACGAAATGGAGAATTAAATTTTGAAATTGCAGAAACGGGAGATAAAGAGATAAGAGAACTTTGTACTGATTTTGAACAGATGAGGATAAAATTGAAAGATTCAATTAATGCAAAAATAAAATATGACGACAACCGAAAATTACTTGTTTCCAGTATATCTCATGATTTAAAGACTCCAATAACTTCTATAGAAGGATATGTCCAAGGGATTTTAGACGGTGTAGCTAACACTCCTGAAAAACTAGAACATTATTTGAAAACTATACATAAAAAAACAATGCAAATTAACAATATGATAGATGATCTGCTTTTATATTCTAAGTTAAATTTAAAACAGATTCCCTTCAACTACGAAAAGACAGATGTTGTGGACTATTTTAATTACTGTATTCTTGAAAGTGAACCAGAACTTAATAAATTTAACATAAAAATAAACTTACAAAGTCACTTGAAAAATTCAAAATATGTTATGATAGATAAAGAGAGATTCATGAGAGTCATATTAAATATAATTGATAATTCTAGAAAATATATGGATAAAGAAGAAGGAAAAATAATTATATTTCTCAGGGAAACTGCTTCAAGTATAATAATTGAAATAAAAGATAATGGATGTGGTATTAATGAAAATGATGTAAATAAAATATTTAATAAGTTCTATAGAGGAGATTCTTCAAGAAGCAATGCTTCAGGAAGTGGTTTAGGTCTTGCTATATCAAAACAAATTGTAGAAGGCCATAATGGTAAGATATGGGCTGTATCTAATGAACTCAAAGGAACAAGTATACTAATATCCATTGGAAAAGTTAGTTAA
- a CDS encoding ABC transporter permease, whose protein sequence is MTGIKATLINELEKLYKNKKVLIVAILSIIFIILGQVFILVVRNNFGLRGVSSTEFSLLVLSVFINTLLPLLIALITIDSFSGESSHNTMKICLTKPISRLKLFIVKISAIIIIIFITLMIIMVFSIISGLIFNANSFTWENIIKIVISYIVTLIPMIILCLMIVLFTNILKSGIAVFFLSVLVFISFKVLAIFFPSYSGILFTSIMGWHTLWIMDNIPFIKVFRNFIMMLSYIIILFTTAYYMFDKKDF, encoded by the coding sequence ATGACAGGAATTAAAGCAACACTAATAAATGAATTGGAAAAATTATATAAAAATAAAAAAGTTTTAATAGTAGCTATATTGTCCATAATATTTATTATACTTGGACAAGTTTTTATTTTAGTGGTAAGAAATAATTTTGGACTCAGAGGTGTTTCCAGCACAGAATTTTCCCTGCTGGTTCTTTCTGTATTTATAAACACACTGTTACCTTTGCTCATAGCTCTTATTACTATTGATAGTTTTTCTGGTGAATCTTCTCATAATACTATGAAAATATGTCTAACAAAACCTATCTCAAGATTAAAGCTTTTTATTGTAAAAATAAGTGCAATAATTATAATTATATTTATAACTTTAATGATTATAATGGTCTTTTCTATAATATCAGGACTAATATTTAATGCTAATTCTTTTACTTGGGAGAATATTATTAAAATAGTAATTTCCTACATAGTAACTTTAATACCTATGATAATCCTATGTCTTATGATTGTTTTGTTCACAAATATATTAAAAAGTGGAATAGCCGTATTTTTTCTTTCTGTACTAGTATTTATTTCATTTAAAGTACTTGCTATTTTCTTTCCATCTTATTCGGGAATTTTATTTACATCCATTATGGGGTGGCATACTCTATGGATTATGGATAATATACCGTTTATAAAAGTATTTCGTAATTTTATAATGATGTTAAGTTATATTATAATATTATTTACAACAGCTTATTATATGTTTGATAAAAAAGATTTTTGA
- a CDS encoding ABC transporter ATP-binding protein yields the protein MEKVIELINLSKVYKNGRGIQNINLDIYRGQIFGFLGPNGAGKTTAMKIMTGLVKPDRGDVKILGYSILEEFEKAIYKVGCIIENAEAYSYLTAFQNLKQFSRYYDNIDDAKIEEVLNMVGLLKYKDEKPEKFSLGMKQRLGIASSILCDPEIIILDEPLNGLDVEGMIDVRNIIKNLAENKNTTFFISSHLIHDIELTCTHIGVLYNGNLINVDTTKNILNNYASLENYFISEVDRNDRN from the coding sequence ATGGAAAAAGTTATTGAACTAATCAATTTATCTAAAGTATACAAAAACGGAAGAGGTATACAAAATATTAATTTAGATATATACAGAGGCCAGATTTTTGGTTTTTTAGGGCCGAACGGTGCAGGAAAAACCACTGCCATGAAAATAATGACAGGACTTGTGAAACCAGATAGAGGAGATGTTAAAATATTAGGTTACAGTATATTGGAAGAATTTGAAAAGGCTATTTATAAAGTAGGGTGTATTATAGAAAATGCAGAAGCTTATTCTTATCTAACCGCTTTTCAAAATTTAAAACAGTTTTCTAGATATTATGATAATATAGATGATGCTAAAATTGAAGAGGTTTTAAATATGGTAGGCCTTTTAAAATATAAAGATGAAAAACCTGAAAAATTTTCCCTGGGAATGAAACAAAGACTTGGAATTGCATCTTCAATTTTATGTGATCCTGAAATTATAATTTTGGATGAGCCTTTAAACGGTCTGGATGTGGAAGGGATGATTGATGTAAGAAACATAATAAAAAATTTAGCAGAAAATAAAAATACTACTTTTTTTATTTCCAGTCATCTAATACATGATATTGAATTAACTTGTACACATATTGGTGTTCTGTATAATGGAAATCTTATTAATGTAGATACTACTAAGAATATATTAAACAACTATGCTTCTTTAGAAAATTATTTTATAAGTGAGGTAGATAGAAATGACAGGAATTAA
- a CDS encoding endospore germination permease, giving the protein MHEKEVISTNQFIWLLFCIITSFTGLQVLSLLIFQARRDAWLAAILAWFLDVLLAVVYAYMGIRFPGQNMVQYSMTILGKKLGKIIGILFPIFFLLVSATLQRALSMILNVVFFPKTSELVFLIASYIVIGYAVIKGIEVIGRVCEILGPVYLFSSIVLFLFIIPDIKIDRLKPQFEVGLYPTLTGTPIILSFIGICIIMGMYIPICNHPENGFIGKFIAVSIGTFIIIIFIISTIGIFSYPQAKNMLNAILEITRFVHIGEFFERVEAIWLMIFIGAGIIASSNMIWAFSLGISQIIGLSTYKPLVLPTVLLSFVISMTSFKNSMELVAFGLYSYPFMAILVESGLEMFLFFTALLLKKRG; this is encoded by the coding sequence ATGCATGAAAAAGAAGTTATTAGTACAAATCAATTTATATGGTTACTTTTTTGTATTATTACCTCTTTTACCGGCTTGCAAGTATTATCACTATTAATCTTTCAGGCAAGAAGAGATGCCTGGTTAGCTGCAATTTTAGCCTGGTTTTTGGATGTTCTCTTAGCTGTGGTCTATGCTTATATGGGCATAAGATTTCCAGGGCAGAACATGGTGCAATACAGTATGACTATTCTTGGAAAAAAGTTGGGTAAAATTATAGGAATATTATTTCCTATTTTCTTTTTACTGGTTTCTGCTACATTACAAAGGGCATTAAGTATGATTCTTAATGTAGTATTCTTTCCTAAAACTTCAGAATTGGTATTTCTCATTGCTTCTTATATTGTAATTGGTTATGCTGTTATAAAAGGGATAGAAGTAATAGGAAGAGTGTGTGAAATTTTAGGACCGGTATATTTATTTAGTTCCATTGTACTTTTTTTATTTATTATCCCGGATATAAAAATAGATAGGCTTAAACCACAGTTTGAGGTTGGTCTATATCCAACTTTAACAGGTACTCCCATTATTTTATCTTTCATAGGAATATGTATTATCATGGGAATGTACATCCCCATTTGTAATCACCCTGAGAATGGCTTTATTGGAAAATTTATTGCTGTGAGCATAGGTACTTTCATTATTATTATATTTATTATTAGTACAATAGGAATATTTAGTTATCCACAAGCCAAAAATATGCTTAATGCTATCCTTGAAATCACAAGATTTGTCCACATTGGTGAATTTTTTGAACGTGTGGAAGCTATCTGGCTCATGATTTTTATTGGAGCGGGGATTATAGCTTCATCAAATATGATATGGGCTTTCAGTTTAGGGATATCTCAAATTATAGGATTAAGTACATATAAACCTCTTGTATTGCCGACTGTACTACTTTCTTTTGTTATCAGCATGACCTCATTTAAAAATAGCATGGAGTTAGTAGCCTTTGGTCTTTATTCATATCCTTTTATGGCTATATTGGTTGAGAGTGGATTGGAAATGTTTCTTTTTTTTACAGCACTACTTTTAAAGAAAAGAGGATAA
- a CDS encoding Ger(x)C family spore germination C-terminal domain-containing protein, producing the protein MNFFQVNHPQKWIIMKNNWDKIFPNINYKITFKIKITNIGIIKDSVISND; encoded by the coding sequence CTGAATTTCTTTCAAGTTAATCATCCCCAAAAGTGGATTATTATGAAAAATAATTGGGATAAAATATTTCCAAATATAAATTATAAAATTACTTTTAAAATTAAAATAACTAATATAGGTATAATTAAAGATTCTGTTATATCAAATGATTAA
- a CDS encoding IS110 family transposase: MLKIVYPICCGIDVHKKFVVATVTSTNENNITTYATKQFSTYSKNLFHLKEWLSEHNCKEVCMESTGKYWIPIYNILEDSCNITLANPKYVKNIPGKKTDKKDSLWLADLHKHGLVKGSFIPPKAIRELRDLMRYRFKLTNFRSSEKNRFQNSLTVSNIMISSVVSDTFGKSSSAIIKYAMEHPDKLDIDYTQFLHKSMLSKADEIKIAMQGSISKNQTAKMSVCLNHYDYINNCISQLDTAISLISSEFKSQIELIASAPGITTQSATTIISEIGVDMSVFPDAKHLCSWAGLTPQNNESAGKKKSVRISRAGAYLKPILIQCANAAIKNKSCPYFKYRYESIKKRRGHKRAIIAIARMLLTCIYNMLLKNEAFDNSIYEKYLKRENTSRHFQPDIDRIILFLQAQGFEVTKVSQEISPKIS, encoded by the coding sequence ATGTTAAAAATCGTTTATCCTATTTGTTGCGGTATTGATGTTCACAAAAAATTTGTAGTTGCAACTGTAACATCAACCAATGAGAATAACATCACTACCTATGCAACCAAACAATTCAGTACTTACTCAAAGAATCTTTTCCATTTAAAAGAGTGGTTATCTGAGCATAACTGTAAAGAAGTTTGTATGGAAAGCACCGGAAAGTACTGGATACCTATCTATAACATACTTGAAGATTCCTGTAATATTACTCTGGCTAACCCAAAGTACGTTAAAAACATTCCCGGCAAAAAAACTGATAAAAAAGATTCTCTATGGCTTGCAGACTTACATAAGCATGGATTAGTTAAAGGAAGTTTTATTCCTCCAAAGGCCATAAGAGAACTACGAGACCTTATGCGCTATCGCTTTAAACTTACAAATTTCCGTTCAAGTGAGAAAAACAGATTCCAAAATTCATTAACAGTTTCAAATATCATGATTTCAAGCGTAGTATCAGATACCTTTGGTAAATCATCATCAGCTATAATTAAATATGCCATGGAGCATCCTGATAAATTAGATATAGACTATACTCAATTTCTACACAAGAGTATGTTATCTAAGGCTGACGAAATTAAGATTGCTATGCAAGGAAGCATCTCTAAAAATCAAACAGCAAAGATGTCTGTATGCTTGAATCATTATGATTATATTAACAATTGTATTTCTCAACTTGATACTGCCATTTCATTAATTTCAAGTGAATTTAAGTCACAAATTGAGCTTATTGCTTCTGCCCCTGGGATAACTACACAATCTGCTACAACTATAATTTCTGAAATTGGAGTGGATATGTCAGTCTTTCCAGATGCTAAACATCTGTGTTCTTGGGCAGGTCTTACACCACAAAATAATGAAAGTGCTGGCAAAAAGAAAAGTGTTCGTATAAGCCGTGCCGGAGCTTATTTAAAGCCAATACTTATTCAGTGTGCTAATGCAGCAATAAAAAACAAGTCCTGCCCATACTTTAAATATCGTTATGAAAGTATAAAGAAAAGACGTGGGCACAAAAGAGCAATTATTGCTATAGCAAGAATGCTTTTAACCTGTATTTATAATATGCTTTTAAAAAATGAAGCCTTTGATAATTCTATTTATGAAAAATATCTAAAAAGAGAAAACACTTCTCGACATTTTCAACCTGATATAGATAGAATTATTTTATTTCTTCAAGCTCAAGGCTTTGAAGTAACAAAAGTAAGTCAAGAGATATCACCGAAAATAAGTTGA
- a CDS encoding Ger(x)C family spore germination protein, with product MKYTVKYKLILFNIFIFMFSIFLYGCSSDKTELNEVSVVMGMGIDKISGDRPFLLTLEIINPRSGKSDNNTSGKENKSIVTVSTGTSIFDAIQNFSKNNSATLDFSHAKTIIFSRNLCESGVSEVMDYLNRHRQIRSTNWILVANKTAREILESRLSGEDITSRGITNMMNRFEKYPSILPVSLNDFIIESKKESRTSFAPVIELEKSKDDINGKIIIEKTAIFKNSRLIGILTNEESKNLLWLIDYSKGHMVMPLTKSVKNNENITVEVLKKSNKIIPHMTEDGVNIEIQCTGDAFIKEIQNIDVSPEIIEKMEHNIEIVLKNQLSELIDKSQKHFNADFVGFSTKIHNNIHSFRCAQGTKINERVIKITNYCE from the coding sequence ATGAAATATACTGTAAAGTATAAATTAATATTATTTAATATTTTCATTTTTATGTTTTCCATTTTCCTTTATGGCTGCAGCAGCGATAAAACTGAACTAAATGAAGTTTCTGTTGTAATGGGTATGGGTATTGATAAAATATCCGGTGATAGACCATTTCTTTTAACATTAGAAATTATTAATCCTAGATCTGGTAAAAGTGACAATAATACATCCGGCAAAGAAAATAAATCTATTGTAACAGTAAGCACAGGAACTTCTATTTTTGATGCAATCCAAAACTTCTCAAAGAATAATTCTGCAACTCTGGATTTTTCACATGCTAAAACAATTATTTTTTCAAGAAATTTATGTGAATCAGGAGTTTCTGAAGTAATGGACTATTTAAATAGACATCGTCAAATTCGTAGTACTAATTGGATACTTGTTGCAAATAAAACAGCCCGGGAAATTTTAGAGAGTAGACTATCTGGGGAAGATATTACTTCAAGGGGTATAACTAATATGATGAACCGATTTGAAAAGTATCCATCTATTTTACCTGTCAGTCTAAACGACTTTATTATAGAATCAAAAAAGGAATCAAGAACAAGCTTTGCCCCTGTAATTGAACTTGAAAAATCAAAAGATGATATTAATGGAAAAATTATAATTGAAAAAACAGCTATTTTTAAAAATAGCCGTTTAATTGGAATATTAACAAATGAAGAATCCAAAAATTTGTTGTGGTTAATCGATTATTCAAAAGGCCATATGGTTATGCCTCTCACTAAATCAGTAAAAAATAATGAGAATATAACTGTAGAAGTTTTAAAAAAATCTAATAAAATAATTCCTCATATGACTGAAGATGGGGTTAATATAGAAATTCAATGTACAGGAGATGCTTTTATTAAAGAAATACAAAACATTGATGTGAGCCCTGAAATAATAGAGAAAATGGAACATAATATTGAAATAGTACTAAAAAACCAGCTAAGTGAATTAATAGATAAATCACAAAAACATTTCAATGCAGATTTTGTTGGTTTTTCAACAAAAATACATAATAACATTCATTCCTTTCGCTGTGCTCAAGGCACAAAAATTAATGAAAGAGTGATTAAAATTACCAATTACTGTGAATAA
- a CDS encoding spore germination protein translates to MKKFFNSNNISTSTPIYEQKLPYSEENLPLNKSLSDNLNILYNLFSNCTDIVYHEFVIDTIKRSSVLIFINGLADVKLINENIITSIMGIKKIPPEDLASNHIIEITKKHFLRIANTSEISTIGEVVYALLNGNTVFLLDGDIKALKIVTPGWKEKNISETNVEKVLRGSNEGFTANISINISQLRRKIKSHQLKTEEFIVGTQTQTKINITYLQGIVNDNIVKEVRKRIKKIDVDSILESGYIEELIEDTSYTLFPQIQHSERPDRVAAGILEGRVAVLIDGTPCVLILPATMIQFLQASEDYYERYPTALFIRLIRLIFFGISLLLPGCFVAIILYHKEMIPTPLLIGILGAARGVPFPILIEALMMEITFEAFREAGIRLPSPANQTVGMVGAIVIGEAAVRAGIVSPITVIIIAITAIASFSIPSYDMGYAIRILRFCMIFLGGFLGLYGIMLGVILILIHLSSLRSFGVNYLSPISPLNLKEFRDVIIRFPWWHMSHRPHYASNLQRQKNYLKPEPPDENKKDEKRQ, encoded by the coding sequence GTGAAAAAATTCTTTAATTCTAACAATATTTCAACTTCAACCCCTATTTATGAACAGAAATTACCTTATAGTGAAGAAAATTTGCCTTTAAATAAATCTCTTTCAGATAATTTAAATATTTTATATAACTTATTTTCCAATTGCACCGATATAGTTTATCACGAATTTGTTATAGATACAATTAAACGCTCCTCTGTGCTTATCTTCATAAATGGCCTGGCAGATGTTAAATTAATTAATGAAAATATAATAACATCAATTATGGGTATTAAAAAAATACCACCAGAAGATTTAGCATCAAACCATATTATAGAAATAACTAAGAAACATTTTCTTCGGATTGCTAACACAAGTGAAATATCAACTATTGGAGAAGTGGTATATGCTTTATTAAATGGAAATACTGTATTTTTATTAGATGGAGACATTAAAGCCTTAAAAATCGTAACCCCAGGCTGGAAAGAAAAAAATATATCAGAGACAAATGTGGAAAAGGTACTTAGGGGATCCAATGAAGGATTTACAGCAAACATTTCCATAAACATCTCTCAGCTTAGACGAAAGATTAAATCCCATCAATTAAAGACTGAAGAATTCATAGTAGGCACACAGACACAAACAAAAATAAATATTACTTATTTACAGGGAATAGTAAATGACAATATTGTTAAAGAGGTAAGAAAAAGAATTAAAAAAATAGATGTAGATTCTATTTTGGAAAGTGGATACATAGAGGAACTAATAGAAGATACTTCCTATACATTATTTCCACAAATTCAACATAGTGAGAGACCAGATAGAGTAGCAGCTGGTATTTTAGAAGGTAGAGTAGCCGTTTTAATAGATGGTACACCTTGTGTTTTGATACTTCCTGCCACTATGATTCAATTTTTACAAGCTAGCGAAGATTATTATGAAAGATATCCAACTGCTTTATTCATTCGATTAATACGACTGATTTTTTTTGGAATTTCACTTTTACTGCCTGGGTGCTTTGTGGCAATTATTTTGTATCATAAAGAAATGATTCCCACTCCACTACTTATTGGTATTCTTGGAGCTGCACGTGGAGTTCCTTTTCCTATTCTTATTGAAGCACTAATGATGGAAATCACCTTTGAAGCATTTAGAGAAGCAGGAATACGCCTTCCTTCACCCGCTAATCAAACTGTAGGTATGGTTGGTGCAATTGTTATTGGCGAGGCAGCTGTTAGAGCTGGTATTGTCTCACCTATTACAGTTATTATTATAGCTATTACAGCAATAGCTTCTTTTAGCATACCGTCTTATGATATGGGTTATGCTATTCGTATTTTACGTTTTTGTATGATTTTTCTAGGAGGATTTTTAGGTTTATATGGGATTATGCTTGGTGTCATTCTAATTTTAATTCATCTGTCATCACTAAGATCCTTTGGTGTAAATTATCTTTCCCCTATTTCACCTCTAAACCTAAAAGAATTTAGAGATGTTATAATAAGATTTCCATGGTGGCATATGAGTCATAGACCCCATTATGCCAGTAACTTACAACGGCAAAAAAACTATTTAAAACCTGAGCCACCTGATGAAAATAAAAAAGATGAGAAGAGGCAATAA
- a CDS encoding phosphatidylserine decarboxylase, with the protein MIKYFNRKTKQYEIEQVASEKYLKWTYCSPLGMKLLELVIKKKIFSKLYGYFCNSKYSKKNIYSFIKNFNINMDDYEEHADDFKCFNDFFSRTLKNNARPIDMNKKVLISPGDGRLQIYENINLNKIVQIKGCTYSLYNLIDNTHIAKRFHKGTCLILRLCPTDYHRFHFIDHGVCDPTYKIRGDYYSVNPIALRNIPNIFCRNKREWSIFHSKNFGDILYIEIGATCVGSIVQTYFPGKHVSKGDEKGYFKFGGSTIILFFEQNKVKIHKDLLEQSRIGYETKVLMGESIGTRYY; encoded by the coding sequence ATGATTAAATATTTTAATAGAAAAACAAAACAATATGAGATTGAACAAGTAGCAAGTGAGAAGTATTTAAAATGGACTTACTGTTCTCCCCTTGGAATGAAACTTTTAGAACTTGTAATTAAAAAGAAAATATTTTCTAAACTATATGGTTATTTTTGTAATAGTAAATACAGTAAAAAAAATATTTATTCTTTTATAAAAAATTTCAATATAAATATGGATGACTATGAAGAACATGCAGATGATTTTAAATGTTTCAATGATTTTTTTTCACGAACCCTTAAAAATAATGCCAGACCTATTGATATGAATAAAAAAGTTTTAATATCCCCTGGAGATGGCAGATTACAAATCTATGAAAATATAAATTTGAATAAAATTGTTCAAATCAAAGGATGTACATATAGTTTATATAATCTTATAGACAATACTCACATTGCCAAAAGATTTCATAAAGGTACCTGCTTAATACTAAGACTTTGTCCAACCGATTATCATAGATTCCACTTTATAGATCATGGAGTATGTGATCCTACTTATAAAATTAGAGGAGATTATTACTCTGTGAATCCAATTGCCTTAAGAAACATTCCTAACATTTTTTGTAGAAATAAAAGAGAGTGGAGCATTTTTCATTCAAAAAATTTTGGAGATATACTTTATATAGAAATAGGTGCTACCTGTGTAGGAAGTATAGTACAGACATATTTTCCGGGAAAACATGTATCAAAAGGAGATGAAAAAGGTTATTTTAAATTTGGCGGCTCTACAATTATATTATTTTTTGAGCAAAATAAAGTAAAAATTCATAAAGACTTACTAGAACAATCAAGAATTGGCTATGAAACTAAGGTACTTATGGGAGAAAGTATAGGTACCAGATATTATTAA